The following coding sequences lie in one Alicyclobacillus curvatus genomic window:
- the thiC gene encoding phosphomethylpyrimidine synthase ThiC: protein MSENTSFFPSSQKVYVTGSRPDIRVPMREIQLSPTTGRFGEQANKPVRVYDTSGIYTDVNATTDIRQGLHPVRLEWILDREDVEEYEGRKILPIDDGMKGGRIRDNQAVFPGLMRKPLRAKPGKIVTQMHYAKQGIITPEMEFIAIREGMDPEFVRKEVAEGRAIIPSNINHPESEPMIIGRNFHVKINANIGNSAVASSIEEEVDKMKWATLWGADTVMDLSTGKNIHTTREWIIRNSPVPIGTVPIYQALEKVGGEAEALTWEIYRDTLIEQAEQGVDYFTIHAGVLLRYIPLTAKRVTGIVSRGGSIMAAWCLAHHQESFLYTHFEEICEIMKAYDVSFSLGDGLRPGSIADANDEAQFAELETLGELTKIAWKHDVQVMIEGPGHVPMHKIKENVDRQMEVCHEAPFYTLGPLTSDIAPGYDHITSAIGAAMIGWYGTAMLCYVTPKEHLGLPNKDDVKEGVITYKIAAHAADLAKGHPNAQHRDDALSKARFEFRWHDQFNLSLDPQRAIAFHDETLPAEPAKTAHFCSMCGPKFCSMRITQDIREYAQEKGLNLESAITTGMDEKSREFRQSGSQIYKA from the coding sequence ATGTCCGAGAACACTTCATTCTTTCCAAGCAGTCAGAAAGTCTACGTAACGGGTTCCCGACCAGACATTCGAGTCCCGATGCGAGAAATTCAGTTGTCACCTACCACCGGCCGCTTTGGTGAACAAGCGAACAAGCCAGTACGCGTGTATGATACCAGTGGAATCTATACGGACGTCAATGCCACAACGGACATTCGACAAGGACTGCACCCAGTCCGGCTAGAATGGATTTTAGATCGCGAAGATGTTGAAGAGTACGAAGGGCGTAAAATCCTGCCGATAGACGATGGCATGAAGGGTGGCAGAATCAGAGACAATCAAGCGGTGTTCCCTGGATTAATGCGCAAACCTCTTCGCGCAAAGCCAGGTAAAATCGTCACTCAAATGCATTACGCAAAACAAGGTATCATCACACCAGAGATGGAATTTATCGCGATTCGTGAGGGTATGGATCCTGAATTTGTACGTAAAGAAGTCGCGGAAGGCCGCGCAATTATTCCTTCCAACATCAATCACCCTGAAAGCGAACCGATGATCATCGGACGCAACTTCCACGTTAAGATCAATGCGAACATTGGGAACTCTGCGGTCGCGTCCTCCATTGAAGAAGAAGTCGATAAGATGAAATGGGCAACGCTATGGGGAGCCGATACAGTTATGGATTTATCAACGGGGAAGAACATTCATACGACCCGTGAGTGGATCATTCGAAACTCTCCCGTGCCTATCGGTACAGTACCTATTTACCAGGCCCTCGAGAAAGTTGGCGGAGAAGCCGAAGCATTAACCTGGGAAATCTATCGCGACACGCTCATTGAACAAGCTGAACAAGGCGTAGACTACTTCACCATTCACGCAGGTGTATTGCTGAGATACATCCCTTTGACTGCGAAGCGCGTGACTGGGATTGTATCCCGAGGTGGTTCGATTATGGCTGCCTGGTGCTTAGCACACCATCAGGAGAGCTTCCTCTACACGCACTTCGAAGAGATTTGCGAAATTATGAAGGCATACGATGTGTCGTTTTCCTTGGGTGACGGTCTTCGTCCCGGCTCGATTGCAGACGCGAACGACGAAGCCCAGTTTGCGGAACTTGAGACACTCGGTGAATTGACTAAGATCGCATGGAAACATGACGTTCAAGTCATGATTGAGGGTCCTGGTCACGTACCCATGCACAAAATCAAGGAAAACGTAGATCGTCAAATGGAAGTGTGTCATGAGGCTCCTTTTTACACGCTTGGTCCACTGACGAGCGACATTGCTCCTGGATATGACCACATCACTTCAGCAATTGGTGCAGCAATGATTGGCTGGTACGGCACTGCCATGCTGTGTTATGTGACCCCCAAGGAGCATCTGGGACTTCCGAACAAAGACGACGTGAAGGAAGGCGTCATTACTTATAAAATCGCCGCACATGCAGCTGATTTGGCAAAAGGACATCCAAACGCGCAGCACCGTGACGATGCCTTGTCCAAAGCACGTTTTGAATTCCGTTGGCACGACCAATTTAATCTGTCTTTAGACCCTCAGCGTGCCATTGCCTTTCACGACGAAACGCTCCCTGCGGAGCCTGCCAAAACAGCTCATTTTTGCTCAATGTGTGGTCCAAAGTTCTGTAGTATGCGAATCACACAAGATATACGTGAGTACGCCCAAGAAAAAGGCTTGAATCTAGAATCAGCGATTACTACCGGAATGGATGAAAAGTCCAGGGAGTTTCGTCAATCTGGAAGCCAGATCTATAAAGCGTAA
- a CDS encoding thiazole synthase, with translation MIAGRSFQSRLMVGTGKYSTFSQMKDALDASGAEIVTVAVRRVNLDQREESLLAYINLDKYFLLPNTAGCKTAEEAVRTARLARAAGLSNWVKLEVIPDDGTLLPDPVATVEAAEMLVKEEFVVLPYTSDDHHVARRLLDVGCATIMPFGSAIGTGQGLPNPERLKRIIDMVAGRVPVVIDAGIGAPSDASLAMELGADAVLINTAIAKSANPVQMAKAMAMGVEGGRLAYLSGRIPRTEVASPSSPEAGLVGSPS, from the coding sequence ATGATTGCGGGTCGCAGCTTTCAATCCCGGCTAATGGTTGGCACGGGAAAATACAGCACGTTCAGCCAAATGAAAGACGCGCTTGATGCGTCTGGAGCGGAAATCGTCACTGTCGCCGTTCGTCGTGTCAATCTGGATCAACGCGAGGAATCCTTGCTAGCGTATATAAATCTCGATAAATACTTTCTATTGCCAAACACAGCGGGTTGCAAAACCGCTGAAGAAGCAGTTCGCACGGCTCGTCTAGCCCGTGCCGCTGGCTTGTCCAACTGGGTGAAACTTGAGGTCATCCCCGACGACGGCACACTGCTGCCGGACCCAGTAGCCACAGTGGAAGCGGCGGAAATGTTAGTCAAAGAAGAGTTCGTCGTCTTACCGTACACCTCCGATGACCATCACGTGGCTCGGCGCTTGCTCGACGTGGGCTGCGCGACCATCATGCCCTTTGGATCGGCCATTGGAACAGGACAAGGACTGCCAAACCCCGAACGCTTGAAGCGCATTATTGATATGGTCGCAGGACGTGTCCCCGTCGTCATCGATGCTGGGATTGGAGCTCCATCGGACGCCTCACTCGCTATGGAACTCGGCGCCGATGCAGTCCTTATCAATACTGCCATCGCAAAGTCTGCCAATCCGGTTCAAATGGCGAAAGCCATGGCGATGGGTGTTGAAGGGGGACGCCTTGCCTATCTATCCGGACGTATTCCACGCACGGAAGTGGCCTCTCCGAGCAGTCCTGAGGCTGGCCTCGTCGGTTCGCCATCCTAG
- the thiS gene encoding sulfur carrier protein ThiS codes for MMGIYVNGRTSSIEENTTVEQLIEQLDLAHERIAIEHNRSILEAAQFFNIVLKAGDTLEIVRFVGGG; via the coding sequence ATGATGGGCATCTATGTCAATGGCAGAACCAGTTCGATTGAGGAGAACACCACCGTCGAGCAGCTAATCGAGCAACTTGATCTGGCTCACGAGCGGATTGCCATCGAACACAACCGAAGCATTCTTGAAGCAGCCCAGTTTTTCAATATCGTTCTAAAAGCGGGAGATACCTTGGAGATTGTCCGGTTTGTGGGTGGAGGCTGA
- the thiO gene encoding glycine oxidase ThiO produces the protein MTESFDVVVIGGGVIGMTSAWRLAQTGRRVLLLERDRTGAEASSAAAGMLGAQLEVSEPGPFYELCLESRSLYQAFIDELLESTGVDAQLNHNGIYQIAFSQEEVHALHRRMEWQIRGGARAEFLSSTEVTNEEPIVAENYGALHLPDDSNINASLLTRALSIAVTQTCTVVEGAEVTTVQRQNAAGYVLSTQSQTYVAGAVVVAAGAWAQRLLPSFPGKIQPVKGQLLAIRPRQGTLKHTIFNDHAYLVPKRGGTIVVGATEDREAGYNRDVTVDAIQYLLSSVKRISPALCDTVFERSWIGLRPGSSDPHPWIGQLAASPGLHVAVGHFRNGILLAPVTANMLVDSVDGRPWPTHWQAFQPERASVESGVTR, from the coding sequence ATGACTGAATCGTTTGACGTTGTTGTCATTGGCGGAGGTGTGATTGGAATGACCAGTGCTTGGCGTCTTGCTCAAACCGGTCGACGTGTGCTGTTGCTGGAGCGGGATCGTACTGGTGCCGAAGCGTCAAGCGCGGCTGCAGGCATGCTAGGCGCGCAATTGGAGGTGTCTGAACCTGGGCCTTTCTACGAACTCTGTCTGGAAAGTCGCTCGCTGTACCAGGCCTTTATCGATGAGTTGCTTGAATCCACGGGTGTCGATGCTCAGTTGAACCACAACGGGATCTATCAAATAGCGTTCTCACAAGAAGAGGTTCACGCTTTGCATCGGCGAATGGAATGGCAAATTCGAGGAGGTGCGCGTGCCGAGTTCCTGAGCAGCACCGAGGTAACCAACGAGGAACCTATAGTAGCGGAAAACTATGGGGCCCTACACCTCCCAGATGACAGCAACATTAACGCTTCCCTTCTCACCCGAGCACTCTCCATCGCAGTGACACAGACTTGTACCGTGGTTGAAGGAGCGGAAGTCACGACTGTCCAACGTCAGAACGCTGCGGGCTACGTCCTCTCCACCCAAAGTCAGACGTACGTCGCTGGTGCCGTTGTTGTCGCTGCAGGCGCCTGGGCACAACGCTTGTTGCCATCCTTTCCAGGAAAAATTCAACCAGTCAAGGGTCAACTCTTAGCCATTCGTCCACGGCAAGGAACGTTAAAACATACCATCTTTAATGATCACGCTTACCTGGTTCCCAAACGAGGTGGAACCATCGTGGTCGGGGCCACCGAGGACAGAGAGGCAGGATATAATCGAGACGTCACCGTTGATGCTATCCAATATCTGCTCTCTTCCGTCAAACGAATATCCCCCGCACTCTGCGACACCGTGTTTGAACGGAGTTGGATTGGACTTCGTCCGGGCTCTTCCGATCCCCACCCGTGGATTGGCCAACTTGCCGCATCGCCTGGCCTTCATGTCGCAGTCGGACATTTCCGAAACGGTATTCTGCTTGCCCCTGTGACAGCCAATATGCTGGTAGACTCCGTAGATGGTCGCCCATGGCCGACTCACTGGCAAGCATTCCAACCAGAACGCGCATCTGTAGAAAGCGGGGTGACACGATGA
- a CDS encoding ThiF family adenylyltransferase — protein MQNERYSLQILFRPIGIEGQTKLSEARVAIVGVGALGTVLATQLVRAGVGFVRLIDRDVIEPSNLQRQSLYDEVDADEGQAKAVAAAEKLRDANRDITIEAVIEDVTWRNAETLLTDVDVILDGTDNFQVRYLINEVSVKHNIPWSYRSCVMVLLLAIWPLERSNPQ, from the coding sequence ATGCAAAATGAACGGTACTCACTACAAATCCTATTTCGTCCAATTGGGATTGAAGGGCAAACAAAATTGTCTGAGGCTCGAGTTGCGATTGTAGGCGTTGGCGCACTCGGAACGGTATTGGCGACTCAACTTGTACGAGCGGGCGTTGGATTCGTGCGGTTGATTGATAGGGATGTGATTGAGCCATCCAACCTTCAGCGACAATCTCTGTATGACGAAGTGGACGCGGACGAAGGCCAAGCCAAAGCGGTTGCGGCGGCTGAGAAATTGCGAGACGCCAATCGAGACATAACCATCGAGGCTGTGATTGAGGATGTGACTTGGCGAAACGCTGAGACTCTTCTGACCGACGTGGATGTTATTCTTGACGGAACCGACAATTTCCAAGTCAGATACCTCATCAACGAAGTTTCAGTAAAACATAACATTCCTTGGTCCTACAGGTCCTGTGTCATGGTACTCCTCCTCGCTATTTGGCCACTCGAAAGGTCTAATCCCCAGTGA
- a CDS encoding recombinase family protein — MSQVLGHLESQQRQYELVERAKTLGWVAPQILVIDQDLGQSGADGGRAGFKQLVADVGLGDVGIILGLEVSRLARNNADWYHLLDLCAMCNTLIADSDGVYDPSSYNDRLLLGLKGTMSEAELHLIRSRMQGGLLHKAQKGELKTWLPAGYEYDDDDKVVVARNEAIVTAIQLVFQQFLVLKTARRVLTWFRAEEIQVPVMHPSKGLTWKLPTYKTIHGILTNPIYAGTFVFGRTKYEKSIGPDGRLQVKARQVAREEWPIVIHDHHEPYISWDTFVTNQELLRRNFKGPRNSGSPQQGAALLQGLLVCGKCGRRMLVSYGGKGGNVQRYICGQAQRMQGAEHVCQGLGGKRLDQHVARLFLDTVTPARLAIIGEAMEQAEMRHVAEEKLLEKQLEKALYDAERAKRQYDRVEPENRLVARTMEKAWERGLREVQRVQKLLEERRDRKHNPLTAEEKSRIHALGRGLKRVWNSPQTTNRDRKELLRTLIRSIVVLVDQEQRVARCTVQWEGGAVTHFTSPLNKVGHHGNSTEEETVDLVRRLALHYPDDVIARILVRQHIRTGKGNNFNAGRVCSLRNHYNIPVFSGHSNTSETENMYTVAQAADELSVSTATVLRWLREGFIQGQQVAQGAPWQIEITDHLRERLVNEPSVDWVELRVAADRLNCTRQTVLNRMRSGLLPAVYVQNGKRRGYRFHVPLAPTEVPFL; from the coding sequence ATGTCGCAGGTTCTTGGCCATTTAGAAAGCCAGCAAAGACAATATGAGTTAGTTGAACGTGCTAAGACCTTAGGCTGGGTAGCACCACAGATTCTAGTTATAGACCAGGACCTAGGGCAGAGTGGTGCGGACGGAGGACGTGCCGGATTCAAGCAGCTCGTTGCAGACGTCGGACTCGGTGATGTTGGTATCATTCTTGGACTCGAAGTCTCTCGTCTTGCCCGGAACAATGCGGATTGGTACCACTTGTTGGACCTATGTGCAATGTGTAATACACTGATCGCTGATTCGGATGGAGTCTACGATCCTTCGTCGTACAATGATCGGTTGCTACTAGGGTTAAAGGGAACGATGAGTGAGGCTGAACTGCATCTCATTCGCAGTCGGATGCAAGGTGGTTTATTGCATAAAGCTCAGAAGGGGGAACTCAAAACTTGGCTGCCGGCTGGCTATGAGTATGATGACGATGACAAAGTGGTGGTTGCGCGTAATGAAGCGATTGTGACAGCCATCCAACTGGTCTTTCAACAATTTCTTGTACTGAAAACGGCCAGACGGGTGCTCACCTGGTTTCGGGCCGAAGAAATTCAAGTTCCTGTCATGCACCCAAGTAAGGGCCTAACATGGAAACTCCCCACTTATAAAACGATCCACGGGATCCTGACCAATCCTATATACGCTGGCACTTTTGTGTTCGGTAGAACTAAATATGAAAAGTCTATAGGGCCAGACGGTCGGCTTCAGGTGAAAGCCAGGCAGGTGGCCCGCGAGGAATGGCCCATTGTAATTCACGATCATCATGAGCCCTATATTTCTTGGGATACCTTTGTTACCAACCAGGAACTCCTACGTCGGAACTTTAAAGGCCCCCGGAACTCAGGTTCCCCCCAGCAGGGAGCGGCCTTACTTCAGGGGCTGCTAGTTTGCGGAAAGTGTGGCCGCAGGATGTTGGTTTCTTATGGCGGTAAAGGTGGCAACGTGCAGAGATATATTTGTGGCCAAGCACAAAGAATGCAAGGGGCCGAGCATGTCTGTCAAGGACTTGGCGGAAAGCGCTTGGACCAGCACGTTGCTCGCCTTTTTCTTGACACCGTAACACCCGCCAGATTAGCAATTATTGGTGAAGCAATGGAGCAGGCCGAAATGAGACATGTTGCTGAGGAAAAACTTCTTGAGAAGCAACTTGAAAAGGCTCTTTACGATGCTGAACGTGCCAAACGGCAATACGATCGAGTTGAGCCGGAAAACAGACTGGTTGCTCGTACGATGGAAAAAGCTTGGGAGCGAGGGTTGCGTGAAGTGCAACGCGTACAAAAGCTGCTTGAGGAGCGTCGGGACCGCAAACATAATCCCTTAACTGCCGAAGAAAAGAGTCGGATACATGCTCTGGGAAGGGGGCTGAAAAGGGTCTGGAATTCACCACAAACTACCAATAGGGATCGAAAGGAACTCCTTAGAACACTCATTAGGAGCATCGTAGTTCTTGTTGATCAAGAGCAGCGTGTGGCCCGTTGCACGGTTCAATGGGAGGGCGGTGCTGTCACGCATTTTACCAGCCCACTCAATAAGGTCGGGCATCACGGAAATTCTACAGAAGAGGAGACGGTCGACCTTGTTCGACGTTTAGCGCTTCATTACCCTGATGATGTGATTGCACGGATTTTGGTACGTCAACACATTCGCACTGGAAAGGGTAACAATTTCAACGCGGGCCGAGTCTGTTCACTCAGAAATCACTATAACATTCCCGTCTTCTCCGGCCATTCAAACACGTCCGAGACTGAAAACATGTATACCGTAGCCCAGGCTGCTGACGAACTAAGCGTGAGTACTGCTACCGTGCTGAGATGGTTGCGAGAGGGTTTCATTCAAGGGCAGCAAGTTGCCCAGGGGGCTCCTTGGCAGATTGAAATTACCGACCATCTACGGGAACGGCTGGTGAACGAGCCATCTGTGGATTGGGTTGAGTTAAGAGTAGCTGCGGATCGTCTGAACTGTACGAGACAGACCGTATTGAATCGCATGCGCAGTGGACTGTTGCCCGCTGTCTATGTTCAAAATGGTAAGCGAAGGGGATACCGATTTCATGTTCCGCTAGCGCCGACAGAAGTGCCCTTTCTCTGA
- a CDS encoding ThiF family adenylyltransferase has product MELPPSFVLERPPCLVCLFGAELGGNHDTCDTVGVIAPVVSIIASFQVAETIKYLTGNVEALNDALIHIDVWGNEFRSVQMGNPRMNCSCCHDRQFVSLQPNSDSLTVSMCGRRTIQVRPSGGFHLKLDEMASQLSQIGHVRHNAHLLRCDFGDTQITLFADGRALIHGVEDEAIARSLYARYIGM; this is encoded by the coding sequence ATGGAACTACCTCCTTCTTTCGTCCTGGAAAGACCCCCCTGTCTTGTATGTCTATTTGGAGCGGAATTAGGCGGAAACCACGACACATGCGACACTGTCGGTGTGATAGCGCCTGTTGTATCTATCATCGCTTCGTTTCAGGTTGCAGAGACCATAAAATATCTGACTGGAAATGTAGAGGCCCTCAATGATGCCCTGATCCATATCGATGTTTGGGGCAATGAGTTTCGCAGTGTTCAAATGGGCAATCCCAGAATGAACTGCTCTTGTTGTCATGATAGGCAGTTTGTTTCGCTTCAGCCGAACTCAGACAGTCTGACTGTCTCTATGTGTGGAAGAAGGACAATTCAAGTTCGCCCTTCTGGTGGATTTCATTTAAAGCTGGATGAGATGGCCAGTCAGTTGTCCCAAATTGGGCACGTTCGCCACAATGCGCACCTTTTGCGCTGTGATTTTGGAGACACCCAAATTACGTTGTTCGCTGACGGACGAGCTCTCATTCACGGAGTGGAAGACGAAGCGATTGCCCGAAGCCTATATGCACGGTACATCGGCATGTAG
- the thiE gene encoding thiamine phosphate synthase: MASIREWRKRLALYLVTDDKSSPERLLTTVRNALEGGVTTVQLRRKHDDGRQLVELGHGIRELTKSFGALYIVNDRVDIALLTQADGVHVGQSDISCRDARRLLGDKLIGVSTCTLEEAKTAERDGADYLGVGAVFPTRSKSDADMCGIDGLAAITQYVSIPVVGIGGIALNNLKSVVEAGADGVAVVSAILHAEDPRRASVELKQFLT, translated from the coding sequence ATGGCATCCATTCGCGAATGGCGGAAAAGACTCGCGTTGTATTTGGTAACCGACGACAAGAGTTCACCAGAACGACTTCTTACAACCGTTCGAAATGCGCTTGAGGGTGGCGTAACGACCGTACAACTGCGCAGGAAGCACGATGACGGCCGGCAGCTTGTTGAACTCGGTCATGGCATTCGAGAACTTACGAAATCTTTTGGTGCATTGTACATTGTGAATGACAGAGTGGACATTGCGTTACTTACCCAAGCGGATGGAGTTCACGTGGGACAAAGCGACATCTCTTGCCGAGATGCGCGGAGGTTGCTGGGAGATAAACTCATTGGCGTGTCGACATGTACGCTCGAAGAAGCAAAGACTGCTGAGCGGGACGGGGCAGATTACTTGGGCGTCGGTGCTGTATTCCCGACGCGGTCTAAGTCAGATGCGGATATGTGCGGGATCGACGGATTGGCCGCGATTACACAATATGTTTCGATCCCGGTCGTTGGCATAGGGGGCATTGCATTAAACAATTTAAAATCAGTCGTGGAAGCAGGTGCAGACGGCGTCGCTGTCGTATCTGCCATTTTACACGCAGAAGACCCCCGTAGAGCGAGTGTCGAACTAAAGCAGTTTCTCACTTAA
- a CDS encoding histidine phosphatase family protein has translation MKIHLLRHGQTDWNLKGRVQGQKDVPLNQTGKQQIVRFSTRVEYPYSMVITSPLRRAVQSAELCSVWLGLPLVKESPFAERAFGIFEGLRKDEVYKQFQIADIEMLDKFPGIERMSSFRERLEAGLRRLTKQYSEERILLVTHGSVIRLLTKMTRTTSTKSTQVTRIDDFPQIVANGSVVEIDIS, from the coding sequence ATGAAAATTCATCTGTTACGTCACGGGCAGACGGACTGGAATCTCAAAGGACGTGTACAAGGGCAAAAAGATGTTCCACTTAACCAGACAGGTAAGCAACAAATTGTCCGATTCTCTACTCGAGTGGAGTACCCTTACTCAATGGTTATTACCAGCCCTTTACGACGAGCAGTTCAGTCAGCCGAACTTTGCTCAGTATGGCTGGGTCTTCCTCTTGTAAAAGAATCTCCTTTTGCAGAACGAGCTTTTGGTATCTTCGAAGGTCTACGGAAAGATGAAGTTTATAAACAGTTTCAGATTGCTGACATCGAGATGCTGGATAAGTTTCCTGGCATCGAACGGATGTCGAGTTTTCGAGAGCGCCTAGAAGCAGGACTAAGGAGACTCACAAAACAGTATTCTGAGGAGCGTATTTTACTGGTTACGCACGGAAGCGTGATTCGTTTACTTACGAAGATGACCAGAACAACTTCCACTAAATCCACCCAGGTCACGAGAATAGATGATTTTCCACAGATTGTAGCGAATGGTTCTGTTGTAGAAATAGACATATCTTAA
- the cobT gene encoding nicotinate-nucleotide--dimethylbenzimidazole phosphoribosyltransferase — protein sequence MTSALNRVLGDIPPQNKEVTERSRHRLDDLTKPIGSLGTLENIILRLASMTERIIPALHSPYVLIFAADHGISAEGVSAYKDEVTEQMVVNMCMGSAVSSVLARAQNIPLQVVDVGIRSRVRHPDVLVQKVGLGTKNFVHEPAMTIDQAQRCVEIGIEAVEKHVSQGADIFVVGEMGIGNTTSSTALLSVFLEICPGILVGDGTGISTEQKRLKSQLIEAAVKHLSPDTKDPWDVFRKFGGFEIGAMAGAYLACAYHRIPVLLDGVITTAAALFASRLNPAVKDYLIASHESSEPAHAYALTALGLEPLVKWGMHLGEGSGALSVLPVIRNMCQVMAETATFEDARVSNPHRTHHDSEFRPVQGSAGSLMISGSPTVPDFTEAERNAVYKAILARRDIRSFLPDEIDEDALWRILAAAHHGPSVGYMQPWNFILVRDNARLREIQQTVEGERVRAAENYQDLKQDYYLRLKVEGLLQAPLTICVTNDSTRGGPHVLGRNTIPETDLMSTSCAIENMWLAARAEGIGLGWVSIYQKADIRRILRIPEHIDPVALLSVGYTSHFPDIPLLERVGWGKRLELQSLIYQDYWGNEEDTKS from the coding sequence TTGACATCTGCGTTGAATCGCGTCTTAGGGGATATTCCACCACAAAACAAGGAGGTCACCGAAAGATCGCGTCACCGACTCGACGACCTCACAAAGCCGATTGGCAGCTTGGGGACACTTGAAAACATCATTCTTCGACTGGCTTCTATGACGGAACGGATCATCCCTGCTCTTCACTCGCCTTATGTACTCATCTTTGCTGCTGATCATGGGATCAGCGCCGAGGGTGTGTCTGCGTACAAAGATGAAGTGACTGAACAAATGGTGGTCAACATGTGCATGGGCAGCGCTGTTAGCAGCGTGTTGGCCCGGGCTCAAAATATACCTCTTCAGGTCGTAGATGTAGGGATCCGTTCGCGCGTTCGTCACCCGGATGTGCTGGTTCAAAAAGTCGGGCTCGGAACGAAAAACTTCGTTCATGAGCCTGCCATGACCATTGACCAGGCGCAAAGGTGTGTGGAAATTGGAATTGAAGCTGTTGAGAAACACGTCAGCCAGGGGGCTGACATCTTTGTTGTCGGGGAGATGGGCATCGGGAATACCACTTCAAGTACCGCTTTGCTCTCCGTTTTTTTGGAGATTTGTCCCGGAATTCTCGTCGGTGACGGCACTGGTATATCCACTGAGCAGAAGCGGTTGAAGAGTCAACTCATTGAGGCAGCGGTAAAGCATTTGTCTCCAGATACGAAGGACCCATGGGACGTGTTCAGGAAATTTGGTGGATTTGAAATTGGGGCCATGGCAGGTGCCTATCTTGCCTGTGCTTATCACCGTATCCCGGTACTGCTCGATGGTGTTATTACAACAGCTGCGGCACTCTTTGCGAGTAGATTGAACCCCGCTGTCAAGGACTACCTGATTGCTTCTCACGAGTCTTCTGAACCAGCCCATGCTTACGCACTAACTGCGCTCGGCCTCGAGCCGTTGGTAAAGTGGGGCATGCACCTCGGTGAAGGGTCTGGGGCGTTGTCTGTACTGCCTGTAATTCGAAACATGTGTCAGGTCATGGCGGAGACTGCAACATTTGAAGACGCGAGGGTATCAAACCCCCATCGAACTCATCACGATTCCGAATTTCGTCCTGTGCAAGGTAGCGCTGGTTCACTGATGATATCTGGAAGTCCGACCGTACCAGATTTTACGGAAGCAGAGCGAAACGCGGTGTATAAGGCCATTCTTGCACGTCGGGATATTCGGTCCTTTTTACCGGATGAAATTGATGAAGATGCCCTCTGGCGGATTCTCGCGGCGGCACATCACGGGCCGTCTGTCGGCTATATGCAACCGTGGAATTTTATACTGGTTCGAGATAACGCACGCCTTCGTGAAATCCAGCAAACCGTCGAGGGAGAACGGGTACGGGCAGCGGAGAACTATCAGGACCTCAAGCAAGATTACTATTTACGATTAAAAGTGGAGGGGCTGTTACAGGCACCACTCACGATTTGCGTAACCAACGACTCCACCCGCGGCGGTCCACATGTGTTGGGGAGAAATACAATTCCTGAAACGGACCTGATGTCTACTTCCTGCGCGATTGAAAACATGTGGCTGGCTGCGAGGGCTGAAGGAATCGGATTAGGATGGGTGAGTATTTACCAGAAAGCTGATATTCGTCGAATCCTTCGGATTCCCGAGCACATCGATCCGGTGGCGTTACTCTCCGTAGGTTACACATCGCATTTCCCAGACATTCCGCTACTCGAACGCGTCGGCTGGGGAAAGCGATTGGAATTGCAGAGTCTTATCTATCAAGACTATTGGGGAAACGAGGAGGATACAAAGTCATGA
- a CDS encoding cob(I)yrinic acid a,c-diamide adenosyltransferase, whose product MRVYTRGGDKGKTALIGGERRFKHDLRIEAYGTVDEAGAFIGMAISELNEPKDADIIHLLYQIQQTLWDVGADLAAVPGAKYTFRTKEEAAGELEPFIDRYKEEADKVTKFILRGGDKAAATLHVSCTVVRRAERQVVALMQVENIFEPTLKYLNRLSDLLFVLARAVNARREKKDVLYENSAEVFREGKNHSSITTEL is encoded by the coding sequence ATGAGAGTTTATACACGAGGTGGAGACAAAGGGAAAACGGCACTGATCGGCGGTGAACGACGGTTCAAGCATGATTTGCGCATCGAAGCATATGGAACAGTGGACGAGGCAGGGGCGTTTATTGGCATGGCAATCAGTGAGTTGAATGAGCCCAAGGATGCCGATATTATCCATTTGCTCTATCAGATTCAGCAAACCTTGTGGGATGTTGGCGCCGACTTGGCTGCGGTTCCTGGTGCCAAGTACACATTTCGGACGAAGGAAGAGGCAGCGGGAGAACTCGAACCGTTCATTGACCGGTATAAGGAGGAGGCAGACAAGGTTACCAAGTTTATCTTACGTGGCGGTGATAAAGCGGCGGCAACGCTCCATGTTTCGTGTACGGTTGTCCGGCGGGCTGAGCGGCAAGTGGTCGCACTGATGCAAGTCGAAAATATCTTCGAACCAACGCTTAAATACCTGAATCGTCTCTCTGATTTGCTCTTTGTACTCGCGAGAGCCGTCAATGCGAGACGCGAAAAAAAGGATGTTCTTTACGAGAATAGTGCAGAAGTCTTCCGGGAAGGAAAAAATCATTCAAGCATCACTACGGAGTTGTAA